One Paenisporosarcina sp. FSL H8-0542 genomic region harbors:
- the era gene encoding GTPase Era, with protein MLETNKGYKSGFISIIGRPNAGKSTFLNRVIGQKIAIMSDKPQTTRNKVQGVLTTDTEQLIFIDTPGINEPRHKLGDFMLKVAKNTLREVDAILLMVDSTDRIGKQDRYILDMLKGNETPVFLVMNKIDLIHPDKLLSVTESFRNEFDFADVLPISALEGINIEGLLKVLTQHLPEGPQYYPADQVTDHPERFIISELIREKVLHLTHEEIPHSIAVVIEKIKRDEDSEKIRVTATIMVERDSQKGIVIGKKGALLKEVGMRARKDIEMLLGSKVFLELWVKVQKDWRNKQVHLRDFGFRDDEY; from the coding sequence ATGCTGGAAACAAATAAAGGGTACAAGTCTGGCTTCATTTCAATCATTGGCCGTCCAAACGCTGGGAAATCGACATTCTTAAACCGTGTTATCGGTCAAAAAATAGCGATTATGAGTGACAAACCTCAAACAACAAGAAATAAAGTTCAAGGTGTTTTAACAACGGACACGGAACAACTTATTTTCATTGATACTCCGGGAATCAATGAGCCTAGACATAAACTAGGGGACTTTATGCTGAAAGTCGCGAAAAACACGTTACGTGAAGTAGATGCGATTTTGTTGATGGTTGATTCTACTGACCGTATCGGTAAACAAGACCGTTACATTTTAGATATGCTCAAAGGGAATGAAACACCAGTCTTTCTGGTGATGAATAAAATCGATTTAATCCATCCTGATAAGCTTTTGAGCGTAACTGAATCTTTCAGAAATGAATTTGATTTCGCGGATGTATTGCCAATTTCTGCACTTGAAGGCATCAATATCGAAGGATTGTTGAAAGTCCTGACTCAACACTTACCTGAAGGACCTCAATATTATCCAGCAGATCAAGTAACTGATCACCCAGAACGTTTCATCATTTCTGAGTTGATTCGTGAAAAAGTTCTTCACTTAACGCATGAAGAGATTCCTCATTCAATTGCTGTTGTTATTGAGAAAATCAAACGAGACGAAGATAGTGAAAAAATCCGTGTGACAGCGACGATTATGGTAGAGCGCGATTCACAAAAAGGCATTGTCATCGGTAAAAAAGGTGCTCTTCTTAAAGAAGTTGGGATGCGAGCACGTAAAGATATCGAAATGTTACTTGGAAGCAAAGTATTTCTTGAACTTTGGGTAAAAGTCCAAAAAGACTGGCGTAACAAACAAGTTCATTTACGAGATTTCGGTTTCCGCGACGACGAATATTAA
- the recO gene encoding DNA repair protein RecO, translated as MLNRIEGIVLKTQDYGESNKIVTIYSREGGKVTAMARGAKKPASRLAAITQPFTHGSFLVQQGRGMGTMQQGEQMESYRHIREDIEATAYASFVVELIDRAVEERTAQPAIFNLLQQALHAISEEYDPEAIALFVEWKMLPVTGIYPTLHQCANCGATDGEFAFSFQQIGFLCHRCFDIDRYIIRLTPAQVKLIRTFYTVPIEQVGKLTLKKETKTFIKKIVRTIYEEQTGIRLKSRSFIDQLDRSPQYFPKKENPSIAPEEGQ; from the coding sequence TTGCTGAATCGAATTGAAGGCATTGTCTTAAAAACGCAAGATTACGGGGAATCCAATAAAATAGTCACCATCTATTCACGAGAAGGCGGTAAGGTAACTGCAATGGCAAGAGGTGCGAAAAAGCCTGCCAGCAGACTCGCTGCCATCACTCAACCCTTCACTCATGGGTCCTTCCTGGTCCAGCAAGGACGAGGAATGGGGACTATGCAACAAGGGGAACAAATGGAGTCTTATCGTCATATCCGGGAAGATATTGAAGCGACTGCCTATGCAAGTTTTGTGGTGGAATTAATCGATCGTGCAGTGGAAGAACGCACCGCTCAACCAGCCATTTTCAATTTACTTCAGCAAGCATTGCATGCCATTTCGGAAGAATATGACCCTGAAGCGATTGCTTTGTTCGTGGAGTGGAAAATGTTGCCGGTCACCGGGATTTACCCCACATTGCATCAATGTGCTAATTGCGGAGCAACAGATGGAGAATTCGCTTTTTCGTTTCAACAGATCGGTTTTTTATGTCATCGGTGTTTTGATATTGATCGCTATATAATTCGTTTGACACCTGCTCAAGTCAAGCTCATTCGGACGTTTTACACGGTGCCGATTGAGCAAGTTGGGAAGTTGACATTAAAAAAAGAAACGAAAACGTTTATCAAGAAAATCGTGAGAACCATATACGAGGAACAAACAGGCATTCGACTGAAGTCCAGGTCATTCATTGATCAACTCGATCGTTCGCCACAATATTTCCCCAAAAAAGAAAATCCGTCTATTGCCCCTGAAGAAGGGCAGTAA
- a CDS encoding AAA family ATPase, translated as MTVGITHSGKTTFAKALETEMPNSVVIDQDNHAEFLHTYYQTLLPKQGHNTIKYSLTQTIVDYAINETNCHLILCNSNRNRKGRLKLLEHYHNEGFTSILVDFDVPEHVLKERVAKSKRTTKILRTASTFEEVRTRQQNETNKGDVIAPIEGEAEHLFVIKNAVEVHSVIRKIIEIADN; from the coding sequence ATGACAGTTGGTATAACCCATAGCGGTAAGACTACATTTGCGAAAGCATTAGAAACAGAGATGCCTAACTCAGTTGTGATTGATCAAGATAATCATGCTGAATTCCTCCATACATACTACCAAACGTTATTACCGAAACAAGGACATAATACAATCAAATATTCTCTTACACAAACTATTGTCGATTATGCAATTAATGAGACTAATTGCCACCTCATTCTTTGTAACTCAAATCGCAATCGTAAAGGCCGTTTGAAGCTGCTTGAACATTATCATAATGAAGGATTTACAAGCATTCTTGTGGATTTTGATGTGCCAGAACATGTTCTTAAAGAGCGTGTTGCGAAAAGTAAACGTACTACAAAAATATTAAGAACTGCTTCAACTTTTGAGGAAGTGCGAACTAGGCAACAGAATGAGACTAATAAAGGTGATGTGATAGCGCCGATAGAAGGCGAAGCGGAGCATTTATTTGTAATCAAAAACGCGGTTGAAGTTCATTCTGTTATTAGAAAAATTATCGAAATTGCTGATAATTGA
- a CDS encoding GNAT family N-acetyltransferase, with product MKINPMGCFINNLRYSIRSAIETDAKNLSEVRLQIDGETENLDREKGEAYIDEIGFKQVIKDDTESISNLFLVAEVNGEIVGFSRCEGNKLKRSSHKVEFGVCVLQEFWGYGIGKNLLQQSIQWADSNDIKKITLKVLETNDQAMELYKKYGFEVEGMLRKDKLLSDGNFYNTILMGRFNG from the coding sequence ATGAAAATTAATCCTATGGGATGTTTTATCAATAATTTACGTTATTCTATAAGATCTGCAATAGAAACCGATGCGAAAAATTTATCTGAAGTTAGATTGCAAATAGATGGAGAAACGGAAAACTTAGATAGGGAAAAAGGCGAGGCATACATAGACGAAATAGGCTTTAAACAAGTAATTAAAGATGATACGGAAAGCATCAGCAACCTATTTTTAGTGGCAGAAGTTAATGGGGAAATTGTTGGTTTTTCAAGATGTGAAGGGAACAAATTGAAAAGAAGTTCTCATAAAGTGGAATTTGGTGTCTGTGTATTACAAGAGTTTTGGGGCTATGGTATCGGAAAAAACCTTTTACAACAATCCATTCAATGGGCAGATTCTAATGATATTAAGAAAATAACCTTGAAGGTTCTCGAAACCAATGATCAAGCAATGGAACTATATAAAAAATATGGTTTTGAAGTGGAAGGGATGTTAAGAAAAGACAAACTTCTTTCTGATGGAAATTTCTATAATACCATATTGATGGGGAGATTTAATGGTTGA
- a CDS encoding DinB family protein has product MKGWDVLSKFENENLLITRNNLLNEMNLLSDEEFNYTPGKKSWSIAQICNHLALTEEIFAKAIAYGLKKSNISAEPKKIDFLLDRSNKLEAPEIVMPQIESAETHQIIDQLSNSRNLLNNILNTVEDTSILVDKSVKHPYFGDLPLYQWIELIYLHEQRHIEQIKEIKSLYQTTR; this is encoded by the coding sequence TTGAAAGGTTGGGATGTTTTGAGTAAATTTGAAAATGAAAATCTGTTAATAACGAGAAATAATCTTCTAAATGAAATGAATTTATTAAGTGATGAAGAATTCAATTATACTCCTGGAAAAAAGAGTTGGAGTATTGCACAAATATGCAACCACTTAGCTTTGACAGAAGAAATTTTTGCTAAGGCAATTGCTTATGGACTCAAAAAATCCAACATCAGTGCAGAACCCAAAAAAATCGATTTTTTATTAGACAGGTCAAATAAGTTGGAAGCACCAGAAATCGTTATGCCTCAAATTGAATCTGCCGAGACTCATCAAATTATTGACCAATTAAGCAATTCAAGAAATTTATTAAACAACATCTTAAATACTGTAGAAGATACATCGATCTTGGTTGACAAATCAGTAAAACATCCATACTTTGGTGATTTACCTCTTTATCAATGGATCGAATTAATTTATTTACATGAACAGCGGCACATTGAGCAAATAAAAGAAATTAAATCACTGTACCAAACCACCCGATAG
- a CDS encoding GNAT family N-acetyltransferase produces MTIEIRTVQSSDYEDLLELMAELGYPTSLEELTKRFELLLSHTEYETLVVVKNNQLIGFAGLCKALSFEFTGVFARIQAFVISSKQRKQGVGSMLLKACEEWAIVQGAGSITLNSGNREERIPAHAFYIRNGYIGKSTGFTKKLI; encoded by the coding sequence ATGACAATTGAAATTAGGACAGTGCAATCATCTGATTATGAAGATTTACTCGAACTGATGGCGGAATTAGGTTATCCTACATCACTTGAAGAACTTACGAAACGATTTGAGTTATTATTAAGTCATACTGAATATGAAACATTAGTGGTTGTGAAAAATAATCAATTAATTGGTTTTGCAGGGTTATGCAAGGCTCTATCTTTCGAATTTACTGGAGTATTTGCACGAATACAGGCATTCGTTATAAGTTCAAAACAAAGGAAACAAGGGGTCGGCTCAATGCTATTGAAAGCTTGCGAAGAATGGGCTATTGTGCAAGGAGCAGGTTCCATAACTTTAAACAGTGGAAATAGAGAAGAGCGAATACCAGCACATGCTTTTTATATAAGAAATGGATATATTGGTAAAAGTACGGGTTTTACAAAAAAATTAATATGA
- a CDS encoding alpha/beta hydrolase gives MKIEKYYVETSKGKLQYNISGKGKPNVVLINGGSGPIEGWMKILPEISQFSSVFSYNRFGVTGSDKPIENQDGMTIVNTLHETLKVLGFEPPYLFVGHSLGGLYANLYARLYPNEVAGIVFLESSHPKDIKLEEFEGKAVKTINKMLKMLDSLSSHKQFDEVNFVKRTVSQIHQIDAFPEIPVFVVTGGKKNRMMPEEVRIKRQDNQLELLTLSKNSKHIVAEKSGHFPQLSEPRVVIDTIKNCANEINELAHNK, from the coding sequence TTGAAAATAGAGAAATATTACGTGGAAACATCTAAAGGAAAGCTGCAATATAATATTAGCGGAAAAGGTAAACCCAATGTCGTTTTGATTAACGGTGGGTCGGGTCCCATTGAAGGTTGGATGAAAATACTCCCGGAAATTTCGCAATTCTCATCAGTATTTTCTTATAATCGATTTGGTGTTACTGGTAGCGATAAGCCAATCGAAAATCAAGATGGAATGACAATTGTTAATACTCTCCATGAAACACTAAAAGTCTTGGGATTTGAACCTCCTTACTTATTTGTTGGACATTCTCTAGGGGGCTTATATGCAAATTTATATGCGCGACTCTATCCTAACGAAGTAGCTGGAATTGTCTTTTTGGAATCCAGCCATCCAAAAGATATCAAACTTGAAGAATTTGAAGGTAAGGCAGTAAAAACAATAAATAAGATGCTCAAAATGTTGGATTCCTTATCTTCACACAAACAATTCGATGAAGTAAATTTTGTAAAACGAACTGTGAGTCAAATTCATCAAATAGATGCTTTTCCCGAAATACCTGTATTTGTTGTTACAGGTGGGAAGAAAAACCGAATGATGCCAGAGGAAGTACGAATAAAACGACAAGATAATCAATTGGAATTACTGACATTGTCAAAGAATAGTAAACACATTGTTGCTGAAAAAAGTGGACATTTCCCGCAATTATCAGAGCCAAGAGTCGTCATTGATACGATCAAAAATTGTGCAAACGAAATAAATGAACTAGCCCATAACAAGTAG
- a CDS encoding glycine--tRNA ligase, which yields MTITMENVVSLAKHRGFVFPGSDIYGGLANTWDYGPLGIELKNNIKKAWWRKFVQESPYNVGLDAAILMNPKVWSASGHIGNFNDPMIDCKKCKARHRADKLIEDALEAKGIEMIVDGLPFEKMEELISEHAIICPDCGAQEFTNIRQFNLMFKTSQGVTETSSNDIYLRPETAQGIFVNFKNVQRSMRKKMPFGIAQIGKSFRNEITPGNFTFRTREFEQMELEFFCKPGEDLEWFTFWRDYCKNWLLNLGLNEENMRLRDHDKEELSHYASATTDVEYKFPFGWGELWGIADRTDFDLKRHMEHSGEDFNYIDPITNERYVPYCIEPSLGADRVTLAFLCDAYAEETLEGDDKRTVLRFHPALAPVKAAILPLSKKLAEGAGEVFANLSKSFMVDYDESQSIGKRYRRQDEIGTPFCITYDFDSVEDGQVTVRHRDSMEQVRMPIVEVKAYIEKHLEF from the coding sequence ATGACAATCACAATGGAAAATGTAGTTAGTTTAGCGAAACACAGAGGTTTTGTCTTCCCTGGCTCGGATATTTATGGAGGCTTAGCCAACACTTGGGATTACGGTCCACTTGGAATTGAACTTAAGAATAATATCAAAAAAGCTTGGTGGCGCAAATTTGTTCAAGAATCTCCTTATAATGTTGGTCTTGACGCAGCTATCTTGATGAATCCTAAAGTTTGGTCAGCATCAGGTCATATCGGAAATTTCAATGACCCTATGATTGACTGCAAAAAATGTAAAGCACGCCATCGTGCAGACAAACTGATTGAAGATGCTCTTGAAGCAAAAGGAATCGAAATGATTGTTGACGGACTTCCATTCGAAAAAATGGAAGAATTAATCAGCGAACACGCCATTATTTGTCCAGATTGTGGAGCTCAAGAATTCACGAACATCCGTCAGTTCAATTTAATGTTCAAAACTTCTCAAGGTGTGACGGAAACTTCTTCTAACGATATTTACTTACGTCCAGAAACAGCACAAGGGATTTTTGTAAACTTTAAAAATGTGCAACGTTCAATGCGAAAAAAAATGCCATTCGGGATTGCTCAGATCGGTAAGAGTTTCCGTAATGAAATCACGCCAGGTAACTTCACATTCCGTACGCGGGAATTTGAGCAAATGGAACTTGAATTCTTCTGTAAGCCAGGTGAAGATTTGGAATGGTTTACTTTCTGGCGCGACTATTGTAAAAACTGGTTACTGAACTTAGGTTTGAACGAAGAAAACATGCGTTTACGTGATCACGATAAAGAAGAACTATCACATTATGCATCGGCTACAACAGATGTGGAATATAAATTCCCATTCGGCTGGGGCGAGCTTTGGGGTATTGCAGACCGCACAGACTTCGACTTAAAACGCCATATGGAGCACTCTGGTGAAGATTTCAACTATATAGATCCGATAACGAATGAACGTTATGTACCATACTGTATCGAACCATCATTAGGTGCAGACCGTGTCACACTGGCATTCTTATGTGATGCATATGCTGAAGAAACTCTTGAAGGTGATGATAAACGTACCGTGTTACGTTTCCACCCTGCATTAGCTCCGGTAAAAGCAGCTATCTTACCATTATCGAAAAAATTAGCTGAAGGCGCTGGTGAAGTGTTTGCTAATTTAAGCAAATCATTTATGGTCGATTATGATGAGTCTCAATCAATCGGTAAACGTTACCGTCGACAAGACGAAATTGGAACACCTTTCTGTATCACGTATGACTTTGATTCAGTTGAAGACGGTCAAGTAACTGTACGTCACCGTGATTCAATGGAACAAGTACGTATGCCTATCGTAGAAGTTAAAGCATATATTGAAAAACACTTAGAATTTTAA
- a CDS encoding helix-turn-helix transcriptional regulator: MSPIELNKRQEDILLIVKENGPITGEQIAERLHLTRSTLRPDLAILTMSGFLDARPRVGYFYSGKKTGQAVSDSMMNMKVRDFQSIPIVVAEDMTVYDAICQMFLEDVGTLFVVDKNSYLTGVLSRKDLLRTSLGQQDLNKIPVHIIMTRMPNITFCYKHDSLIHAAKKLIDKQIDALPIVKQHPDGYEVIGRLTKTNITRAFLSLAENHDL; encoded by the coding sequence GTGAGTCCGATCGAACTCAACAAACGTCAAGAGGACATTTTGCTAATTGTAAAAGAAAATGGTCCGATTACAGGAGAACAAATTGCAGAGCGTCTGCATTTAACAAGATCTACACTTCGACCGGATTTAGCTATATTAACCATGTCGGGGTTTCTGGATGCACGACCTCGTGTAGGATATTTTTATTCAGGCAAAAAAACTGGTCAAGCTGTTTCTGACAGCATGATGAATATGAAGGTTCGGGACTTTCAGTCAATCCCGATTGTAGTAGCAGAAGATATGACCGTATATGATGCCATCTGTCAAATGTTTTTGGAAGATGTCGGCACGCTATTTGTTGTAGATAAAAATTCATATTTAACAGGCGTATTATCAAGAAAAGATTTACTCCGAACGAGTTTAGGTCAACAGGACTTAAATAAAATTCCCGTACATATCATAATGACTCGGATGCCAAATATAACATTTTGTTATAAACACGACTCACTTATCCATGCCGCGAAGAAGTTGATTGACAAACAAATAGATGCTTTGCCAATCGTAAAACAACATCCTGATGGTTACGAAGTGATTGGTCGTTTGACCAAAACAAACATTACACGTGCTTTTCTGTCATTAGCGGAAAATCACGATTTGTGA